From Numida meleagris isolate 19003 breed g44 Domestic line chromosome 4, NumMel1.0, whole genome shotgun sequence, the proteins below share one genomic window:
- the CLRN1 gene encoding clarin-1 isoform X2, whose product MPAPQKKILFCLAGVFSFVCALGTAAAIGTQLWVRGTILCKTGALLVNASGPELEKFIGEIQYGLFHGERVRQCGLGGRPFQFSFFPDLLKIIPASIHVSVILFCTVLIIFTLVGTGFFLYNAFGSPYETLHGPVGLYLWSFIACSCGCLIMILFSSEVKIHHLSEKIANFKEKSFTFKTHSEQFADSFWIILACSLVHFLNALLIRLAGFEFPFSKPKDSGTATGAADLMY is encoded by the exons ATGCCCGCCCCGCAGAAGAAAATCCTCTTCTGCCTGGCCGGGGTGTTCAGCTTCGTGTGCGCCCTGGGGACCGCAGCGGCCATCGGCACGCAGCTGTGGGTGAGGGGAACCATCCTCTGCAAGACGGGCGCGCTGCTGGTCAACGCCAGCGGGCCGGAGCTGGAGAAGTTCATCGGGGAGATCCAGTACGGGCTCTTCCACGGCGAGCGAGTGAGGCAGTGCGGGCTCGGGGGAAGGCCCTTCCAGTTCTCAT TTTTTCCAGACCTGCTCAAAATTATCCCTGCGAGCATCCACGTCAGCGTCATTCTCTTCTGCACGGTGCTGATCATCTTCACGCTGGTGGGAACGGGCTTTTTCCTGTACAACGCCTTCGGCAGCCCCTACGAAACGCTGCATGGCCCCGTGGGGCTGTACCTGTGGAGCTTCATCGCCT GTTCCTGCGGCTGCCTCATCATGATCCTCTTCTCCTCCGAGGTGAAGATCCACCACCTCTCAGAGAAAATCGCTAACTTCAAGGAGAAAAGTTTCACATTTAAGACCCACAGCGAGCAGTTCGCAGACTCCTTCTGGATCATCCTGGCCTGCTCCCTGGTGCACTTCCTCAACGCGTTGCTGATACGCTTGGCCGGGTTCGAGTTCCCCTTCTCTAAACCCAAGGACTCGGGGACAGCCACTGGTGCTGCAGACCTGATGTATTAG
- the CLRN1 gene encoding clarin-1 isoform X1, with product MPAPQKKILFCLAGVFSFVCALGTAAAIGTQLWVRGTILCKTGALLVNASGPELEKFIGEIQYGLFHGERVRQCGLGGRPFQFSFFPDLLKIIPASIHVSVILFCTVLIIFTLVGTGFFLYNAFGSPYETLHGPVGLYLWSFIACECPPWAVNPLQCRATAQGPNITREPGRRGWFCSRALCTAELSTGHGHSPWWVGSRVGGCQPPAAGQFQHPTGSGDTALFQRCVRPHHRDLGDEHLTFFAGSCGCLIMILFSSEVKIHHLSEKIANFKEKSFTFKTHSEQFADSFWIILACSLVHFLNALLIRLAGFEFPFSKPKDSGTATGAADLMY from the exons ATGCCCGCCCCGCAGAAGAAAATCCTCTTCTGCCTGGCCGGGGTGTTCAGCTTCGTGTGCGCCCTGGGGACCGCAGCGGCCATCGGCACGCAGCTGTGGGTGAGGGGAACCATCCTCTGCAAGACGGGCGCGCTGCTGGTCAACGCCAGCGGGCCGGAGCTGGAGAAGTTCATCGGGGAGATCCAGTACGGGCTCTTCCACGGCGAGCGAGTGAGGCAGTGCGGGCTCGGGGGAAGGCCCTTCCAGTTCTCAT TTTTTCCAGACCTGCTCAAAATTATCCCTGCGAGCATCCACGTCAGCGTCATTCTCTTCTGCACGGTGCTGATCATCTTCACGCTGGTGGGAACGGGCTTTTTCCTGTACAACGCCTTCGGCAGCCCCTACGAAACGCTGCATGGCCCCGTGGGGCTGTACCTGTGGAGCTTCATCGCCTGTGAGTGCCCTCCCTGGGCTGTGAATCCGCTGCAGTGCAGGGCCACGGCACAGGGACCAAATATCACACGGGAGCCAGGCAGGAGGGGCTGGTTTTGCAGCAGGGCCCTGTGCAcggcagagctgagcacagggcaCGGACACAGCCCGTGGTGGGTTGGCAGCAGGGTGGGTGGttgccagcccccagcagcgGGGCAGTTCCAGCATCCCACAGGTTCTGGGGACACCGCGTTGTTCCAGCGATGCGTGCGGCCCCACCACAGGGACCTCGGTGATGAGCACCTCACATTCTTTGCAGGTTCCTGCGGCTGCCTCATCATGATCCTCTTCTCCTCCGAGGTGAAGATCCACCACCTCTCAGAGAAAATCGCTAACTTCAAGGAGAAAAGTTTCACATTTAAGACCCACAGCGAGCAGTTCGCAGACTCCTTCTGGATCATCCTGGCCTGCTCCCTGGTGCACTTCCTCAACGCGTTGCTGATACGCTTGGCCGGGTTCGAGTTCCCCTTCTCTAAACCCAAGGACTCGGGGACAGCCACTGGTGCTGCAGACCTGATGTATTAG
- the MINDY4B gene encoding inactive ubiquitin carboxyl-terminal hydrolase MINDY-4B isoform X1, whose amino-acid sequence MALRTLLLGNASRTFSQDWARAHFRFREPRSELAYTLEAEKGGTRAIVMAVQANIIKYLLFVRNTEHTHLERSEACFLGAISGATVAAGGPLPMSGPTSELGDSQHPQGRTHIWWPYGAGRVMWTRAQGHRGTDPRCPCPHLPGVLCSTLHCRLCKISQKEQGEALAAALADSLWAAGDGRGATVCLLAAATRCSAPLGCKADSFTERIHLFEFREKAAAQEFLFDHIDCFRDEGSHGLILFLYSLLFSRTLERVREELGGTAPHLLECSSGNVTCTQAVLLLVLAGSAQPRQRSEVGFLRWGGEEAERRLPPVGSMLKTPKFPIWLCSINGTHSVLFSTNRLLLSDWKMEHVFHLYFYNGQHRQTRTAHLTVGVCPGPPQGTALRVSHPDVCGTARAHSSVCPAPRTAHAAGYPHADAHMQHTFVFSHPAARCPQTPALPRGPTHLLNCVLLPDTHSHHWEEGRCEAASRPGRRAPSLEMAIRTKWPGAAVSWNGTEPFF is encoded by the exons ATG GCGCTGCGGACGCTGCTGCTCGGGAATGCGTCGCGCACCTTCAGCCAGGACTGGGCACGGGCGCACTTCAGGTTCCGTGAGCCGCGCTCTGAGCTGGCCTACACTCTGGAGGCTGAGAAG GGAGGAACGAGAGCCATTGTGATGGCTGTACAGGCGAACATCATTAAATACCTGCTCTTCGTGAGGAACACAGAACACACTCACCTGGAGAG GAGTGAGGCTTGCTTCCTTGGCGCAATCTCTGGTGCCACAGTTGCAGCTGGGGGACCCCTCCCAATGTCAGGCCCCACCTCGGAGCTCGGGGACTCTCAGCATCCCCAAGGACGGACCCACATCTGGTGGCCATATGGGGCCGGGCGGGTGATGTGGACACGGGCACAGGGACACAGGGGCACAGACCCCCGCTGCCCCTGCCCCCACCTGCCTGGCGTGCTCTGTTCTACCCTGCACTGCAGATTGTGCAAAATCAGCCAGAAGGAGCAAGGAGAGGCCCTGGCCGCAGCGCTGGCAGACAGCCTGTGGGCAGCGGGGGACGGCCGGGGAGCCACCGTCTGCCTCCTCGCAGCAGCCACCCGCTGCTCCGCTCCCCTGGGCTGCAAGGCCGACAGCTTCACTGAGCGG ATCCACCTGTTCGAGTTCcgtgagaaagcagcagctcaggagtTTCTCTTTGACCATATTGACTGT ttcagagaTGAAGGAAGTCATGGACTGATCCTGTTTTTATACAGTTTACTTTTCTCCAGGACACTGGAAag GGTCCGGGAGGAGCTGGGTGGCACAGCGCCGCATCTGCTAGAATGCAGTTCTGGAAACGTCACCTGCACGCAG GCAGTGCTCCTGCTCGTCCTGGCGGGCAGCGCGCAGCCCAGGCAGCGCAGCGAGGTGGGCTTCCTGCGCTGGGGCGGCGAGGAGGCCGAGCGCCGCTTGCCCCCG GTTGGCAGCATGCTGAAAACTCCCAAGTTCCCTATCTGGCTATGCAGCATCAACGGGACGCACAGTGTCCTCTTCAGCACCaacaggctgctgctgtctgacTGGAAGATGGAGCACGTCTTTCACCTGTACTTCTACAACGGGCAGCACAGGCAGACAAGAACAGCCCACCTGACCGTAGGTGTGTGCCCCGGCCCCCCCCAGGGCACTGCGCTGCGGGTGTCACATCCAGATGTGTGTGGGACTGCCCGTGCGCACAGCTCTGTGTGTCCAGCCCCGCGCACAGCCCACGCTGCAGGGTACCCGCATGCAGATGCACACATGCAGCACACGTTTGTATTTTCCCACCCAGCAGCAAGGTGCCCCCAGACACCCGCACTCCCCCGGGGTCCCACACACCTTCTGAACTGTGTTTTGCTTCCAGATACCCACTCGCATCACTGGGAAGAGGGCCGCTGCGAGGCCGCGAGCCGCCCGGGGAGGAGGGCTCCGTCGCTGGAGATGGCCATCAGGACCAAGTGGCCGGGGGCAGCCGTCAGCTGGAACGGGACAGAGCCCTTCTTCTGA
- the MINDY4B gene encoding inactive ubiquitin carboxyl-terminal hydrolase MINDY-4B isoform X2 — protein MTDHSPLGAVQAACRQGHDVHSVRSTPRCRRPSGAIAALYLQALRTLLLGNASRTFSQDWARAHFRFREPRSELAYTLEAEKGGTRAIVMAVQANIIKYLLFVRNTEHTHLERSEACFLGAISGATVAAGGPLPMSGPTSELGDSQHPQGRTHIWWPYGAGRVMWTRAQGHRGTDPRCPCPHLPGVLCSTLHCRLCKISQKEQGEALAAALADSLWAAGDGRGATVCLLAAATRCSAPLGCKADSFTERIHLFEFREKAAAQEFLFDHIDCFRDEGSHGLILFLYSLLFSRTLERVREELGGTAPHLLECSSGNVTCTQAVLLLVLAGSAQPRQRSEVGFLRWGGEEAERRLPPVGSMLKTPKFPIWLCSINGTHSVLFSTNRLLLSDWKMEHVFHLYFYNGQHRQTRTAHLTVDTHSHHWEEGRCEAASRPGRRAPSLEMAIRTKWPGAAVSWNGTEPFF, from the exons atgACTGACCACAGCCCATTGGGCGCAGTGCAGGCAGCGTGCAGGCAGGGCCATGACGTGCACTCTGTCCGCAGCACGCCAAGGTGCAGGCGCCCATCGGGGGCCATAGCTGCTCTCTATCTGCAGGCGCTGCGGACGCTGCTGCTCGGGAATGCGTCGCGCACCTTCAGCCAGGACTGGGCACGGGCGCACTTCAGGTTCCGTGAGCCGCGCTCTGAGCTGGCCTACACTCTGGAGGCTGAGAAG GGAGGAACGAGAGCCATTGTGATGGCTGTACAGGCGAACATCATTAAATACCTGCTCTTCGTGAGGAACACAGAACACACTCACCTGGAGAG GAGTGAGGCTTGCTTCCTTGGCGCAATCTCTGGTGCCACAGTTGCAGCTGGGGGACCCCTCCCAATGTCAGGCCCCACCTCGGAGCTCGGGGACTCTCAGCATCCCCAAGGACGGACCCACATCTGGTGGCCATATGGGGCCGGGCGGGTGATGTGGACACGGGCACAGGGACACAGGGGCACAGACCCCCGCTGCCCCTGCCCCCACCTGCCTGGCGTGCTCTGTTCTACCCTGCACTGCAGATTGTGCAAAATCAGCCAGAAGGAGCAAGGAGAGGCCCTGGCCGCAGCGCTGGCAGACAGCCTGTGGGCAGCGGGGGACGGCCGGGGAGCCACCGTCTGCCTCCTCGCAGCAGCCACCCGCTGCTCCGCTCCCCTGGGCTGCAAGGCCGACAGCTTCACTGAGCGG ATCCACCTGTTCGAGTTCcgtgagaaagcagcagctcaggagtTTCTCTTTGACCATATTGACTGT ttcagagaTGAAGGAAGTCATGGACTGATCCTGTTTTTATACAGTTTACTTTTCTCCAGGACACTGGAAag GGTCCGGGAGGAGCTGGGTGGCACAGCGCCGCATCTGCTAGAATGCAGTTCTGGAAACGTCACCTGCACGCAG GCAGTGCTCCTGCTCGTCCTGGCGGGCAGCGCGCAGCCCAGGCAGCGCAGCGAGGTGGGCTTCCTGCGCTGGGGCGGCGAGGAGGCCGAGCGCCGCTTGCCCCCG GTTGGCAGCATGCTGAAAACTCCCAAGTTCCCTATCTGGCTATGCAGCATCAACGGGACGCACAGTGTCCTCTTCAGCACCaacaggctgctgctgtctgacTGGAAGATGGAGCACGTCTTTCACCTGTACTTCTACAACGGGCAGCACAGGCAGACAAGAACAGCCCACCTGACCGTAG ATACCCACTCGCATCACTGGGAAGAGGGCCGCTGCGAGGCCGCGAGCCGCCCGGGGAGGAGGGCTCCGTCGCTGGAGATGGCCATCAGGACCAAGTGGCCGGGGGCAGCCGTCAGCTGGAACGGGACAGAGCCCTTCTTCTGA
- the MINDY4B gene encoding inactive ubiquitin carboxyl-terminal hydrolase MINDY-4B isoform X4, producing MAVQANIIKYLLFVRNTEHTHLERLCKISQKEQGEALAAALADSLWAAGDGRGATVCLLAAATRCSAPLGCKADSFTERIHLFEFREKAAAQEFLFDHIDCFRDEGSHGLILFLYSLLFSRTLERVREELGGTAPHLLECSSGNVTCTQAVLLLVLAGSAQPRQRSEVGFLRWGGEEAERRLPPVGSMLKTPKFPIWLCSINGTHSVLFSTNRLLLSDWKMEHVFHLYFYNGQHRQTRTAHLTVGVCPGPPQGTALRVSHPDVCGTARAHSSVCPAPRTAHAAGYPHADAHMQHTFVFSHPAARCPQTPALPRGPTHLLNCVLLPDTHSHHWEEGRCEAASRPGRRAPSLEMAIRTKWPGAAVSWNGTEPFF from the exons ATGGCTGTACAGGCGAACATCATTAAATACCTGCTCTTCGTGAGGAACACAGAACACACTCACCTGGAGAG ATTGTGCAAAATCAGCCAGAAGGAGCAAGGAGAGGCCCTGGCCGCAGCGCTGGCAGACAGCCTGTGGGCAGCGGGGGACGGCCGGGGAGCCACCGTCTGCCTCCTCGCAGCAGCCACCCGCTGCTCCGCTCCCCTGGGCTGCAAGGCCGACAGCTTCACTGAGCGG ATCCACCTGTTCGAGTTCcgtgagaaagcagcagctcaggagtTTCTCTTTGACCATATTGACTGT ttcagagaTGAAGGAAGTCATGGACTGATCCTGTTTTTATACAGTTTACTTTTCTCCAGGACACTGGAAag GGTCCGGGAGGAGCTGGGTGGCACAGCGCCGCATCTGCTAGAATGCAGTTCTGGAAACGTCACCTGCACGCAG GCAGTGCTCCTGCTCGTCCTGGCGGGCAGCGCGCAGCCCAGGCAGCGCAGCGAGGTGGGCTTCCTGCGCTGGGGCGGCGAGGAGGCCGAGCGCCGCTTGCCCCCG GTTGGCAGCATGCTGAAAACTCCCAAGTTCCCTATCTGGCTATGCAGCATCAACGGGACGCACAGTGTCCTCTTCAGCACCaacaggctgctgctgtctgacTGGAAGATGGAGCACGTCTTTCACCTGTACTTCTACAACGGGCAGCACAGGCAGACAAGAACAGCCCACCTGACCGTAGGTGTGTGCCCCGGCCCCCCCCAGGGCACTGCGCTGCGGGTGTCACATCCAGATGTGTGTGGGACTGCCCGTGCGCACAGCTCTGTGTGTCCAGCCCCGCGCACAGCCCACGCTGCAGGGTACCCGCATGCAGATGCACACATGCAGCACACGTTTGTATTTTCCCACCCAGCAGCAAGGTGCCCCCAGACACCCGCACTCCCCCGGGGTCCCACACACCTTCTGAACTGTGTTTTGCTTCCAGATACCCACTCGCATCACTGGGAAGAGGGCCGCTGCGAGGCCGCGAGCCGCCCGGGGAGGAGGGCTCCGTCGCTGGAGATGGCCATCAGGACCAAGTGGCCGGGGGCAGCCGTCAGCTGGAACGGGACAGAGCCCTTCTTCTGA
- the MINDY4B gene encoding inactive ubiquitin carboxyl-terminal hydrolase MINDY-4B isoform X3: protein MAVQANIIKYLLFVRNTEHTHLERSEACFLGAISGATVAAGGPLPMSGPTSELGDSQHPQGRTHIWWPYGAGRVMWTRAQGHRGTDPRCPCPHLPGVLCSTLHCRLCKISQKEQGEALAAALADSLWAAGDGRGATVCLLAAATRCSAPLGCKADSFTERIHLFEFREKAAAQEFLFDHIDCFRDEGSHGLILFLYSLLFSRTLERVREELGGTAPHLLECSSGNVTCTQAVLLLVLAGSAQPRQRSEVGFLRWGGEEAERRLPPVGSMLKTPKFPIWLCSINGTHSVLFSTNRLLLSDWKMEHVFHLYFYNGQHRQTRTAHLTVGVCPGPPQGTALRVSHPDVCGTARAHSSVCPAPRTAHAAGYPHADAHMQHTFVFSHPAARCPQTPALPRGPTHLLNCVLLPDTHSHHWEEGRCEAASRPGRRAPSLEMAIRTKWPGAAVSWNGTEPFF from the exons ATGGCTGTACAGGCGAACATCATTAAATACCTGCTCTTCGTGAGGAACACAGAACACACTCACCTGGAGAG GAGTGAGGCTTGCTTCCTTGGCGCAATCTCTGGTGCCACAGTTGCAGCTGGGGGACCCCTCCCAATGTCAGGCCCCACCTCGGAGCTCGGGGACTCTCAGCATCCCCAAGGACGGACCCACATCTGGTGGCCATATGGGGCCGGGCGGGTGATGTGGACACGGGCACAGGGACACAGGGGCACAGACCCCCGCTGCCCCTGCCCCCACCTGCCTGGCGTGCTCTGTTCTACCCTGCACTGCAGATTGTGCAAAATCAGCCAGAAGGAGCAAGGAGAGGCCCTGGCCGCAGCGCTGGCAGACAGCCTGTGGGCAGCGGGGGACGGCCGGGGAGCCACCGTCTGCCTCCTCGCAGCAGCCACCCGCTGCTCCGCTCCCCTGGGCTGCAAGGCCGACAGCTTCACTGAGCGG ATCCACCTGTTCGAGTTCcgtgagaaagcagcagctcaggagtTTCTCTTTGACCATATTGACTGT ttcagagaTGAAGGAAGTCATGGACTGATCCTGTTTTTATACAGTTTACTTTTCTCCAGGACACTGGAAag GGTCCGGGAGGAGCTGGGTGGCACAGCGCCGCATCTGCTAGAATGCAGTTCTGGAAACGTCACCTGCACGCAG GCAGTGCTCCTGCTCGTCCTGGCGGGCAGCGCGCAGCCCAGGCAGCGCAGCGAGGTGGGCTTCCTGCGCTGGGGCGGCGAGGAGGCCGAGCGCCGCTTGCCCCCG GTTGGCAGCATGCTGAAAACTCCCAAGTTCCCTATCTGGCTATGCAGCATCAACGGGACGCACAGTGTCCTCTTCAGCACCaacaggctgctgctgtctgacTGGAAGATGGAGCACGTCTTTCACCTGTACTTCTACAACGGGCAGCACAGGCAGACAAGAACAGCCCACCTGACCGTAGGTGTGTGCCCCGGCCCCCCCCAGGGCACTGCGCTGCGGGTGTCACATCCAGATGTGTGTGGGACTGCCCGTGCGCACAGCTCTGTGTGTCCAGCCCCGCGCACAGCCCACGCTGCAGGGTACCCGCATGCAGATGCACACATGCAGCACACGTTTGTATTTTCCCACCCAGCAGCAAGGTGCCCCCAGACACCCGCACTCCCCCGGGGTCCCACACACCTTCTGAACTGTGTTTTGCTTCCAGATACCCACTCGCATCACTGGGAAGAGGGCCGCTGCGAGGCCGCGAGCCGCCCGGGGAGGAGGGCTCCGTCGCTGGAGATGGCCATCAGGACCAAGTGGCCGGGGGCAGCCGTCAGCTGGAACGGGACAGAGCCCTTCTTCTGA